The DNA segment AATATCCATCTCAATTCCCTTAAATGTTCACGACTAAAATATTGCTCATCAGCAACTCCTCAACACCAGGAGTTTAATGGGCAAAGTCTAAGGCAGCCATTGTCTCTCATTCCCTCCTTTATAGTTACTGCTTGCAAGACAGCTCTCATTAGACAGAGTATGTCAAATTAGTCTATCCTTTTTCCTTACTTCCACTACCTCCTTCACAGAGGTATGAGCAGGGGTTAGGGTTACCTGTACACTAGTATGTCATCAGAAGAGCTGTTATACTGAATCTGGTACATCCGAATCCCAGGGAGGTGTTGCTGAGGTGGCCACTGGATAAGAGCAGAGGACGATGTCAGCTCAGCAACCACGACCACCTTCTCTTGCTGAGcctttgtttcatttggaaagCTTGACTTGGCAGAGATGAGAATATCTGAGGGGCCAGGCTCCACGTCTTTATCACAGTTGGTACTGTTAGCAAGGTTAGGGTATGGGGTAACAAGGAGCTCGACTGGAGCTGTCGACTCTCCCGCAGCATTGGATGCTATGCAGGTAAATGTGCCCTTGTCAGTCAGAGAAGTAACCAGAATATCAAGAGTACCATTCTCATAAGAAATCGTCCTAGATGTGTTAGAGACCAGCTTCCCATCGGGTGAGATCCAGCGAACATAGGGATCTGGATCACCAACAGCTTTGCACTTCAAAGAGATGCTTTGGCCTTCTGTTGCTGTTAGTTTGGGGGTTCGGTGCGTTATCATCGGGGGTTCACAGACAAATTCCTCCTCTTTAATAGACCAAAAGTATTTGCCCATCAGTTCTGGTGGAGAGGCACAGGTTTCTAGATCATCCTCTCTGGTAAGACGTCTCAGCCACACGAGTTCACAGTTGCAGTGCAAGGGATTCCCTCCAAAGCTAAGCACCAGGGATGACAGTGGAGATCCTTTAGACTTGGTGTACACAGGtattctggaaaacaaaggatCAGGAGGGATCTTTTTCAACTTGTTGGAGGTCATGTCTAGACGGGCAAGTTTGTGAAGGTTGGAGAAGATTCCCTCTGGCACAAACTCAATGAGATTATGATCCAAACTGATTGTATTGACATTAGAGAGTTTGGCAATGGTTTCCCAAGGAACATTAACAAGATTGTTGTAGGACAGATCCAGGTCTTCAATTGTTTCAATAAAGTCATCCAGTGACCCAGGAGAAATATAGTTTAATTGGTTGTTACTGAGTATTAAATGCCGAAGGTTAATTAAACCTTTGAAATGATCTTCATTGATGTAAGTCAGTCTATTACTATCCAAGTGTAAGGCGTGaaggcctttaagatcaaaAAATGCATAAGGCATGATTTGACTTATTGTATTCCTTGATAGTGTCAAGTGAATTAGATTAGTCATGTTTGCAAAATCTTTCCTCCTAAGTGTAGTGATAAAGTTATCCATTAACCTTAGTTCTGCTGTTCTTCTGTCAATACTGGGGGGCACAAAGAGAAGCCCTGTCTTCGTACAGAGAATTGTGAAGGATGGAGACAGGTTTTGGCACATGCATCTTTTGGGACACATCATGGCCTTCACAGCTGTGCTAATAACCAGTAGATAGACAACCAGCCTTTCCATcgtaagaaaaataacagacctaaagggggaaaagaagaagaaatgcatgtaaatatatttaaagtagGTCTCGGAAATAGGTTTACATTGAAGTTTTCATTACAAGTCCACGTGTGCAAACTGGAAACACCTTCCAAAGACAGTAGTGAACTTACCAGCTCATTTTAACTTGGCTGTCTTTAGAGCTAAGAGCTTCAAGTTCTGTGCTAGTTtggctctgctctcctcctgaCAGCAACATGTTAGGTTGACTGTGAGGCAGCAGTCCATCACTACTGCTGCTCTGGGATGCACTAACAGGGTTATCTACTTACTAGCAGCTCTTCACAACCACCAATGTTGACAGTTGTAGTTTAATAGGTGGAACAAAACAAGATGTGAAGCTGAGACTTGATGAGAGGAATGTGAGAggggaaagcaaataaatacacagGGGTTTTTAGGTTCAGAGTACCAGGTACTTAACTTTACACAGATCCAACTGTTTGCTGAGGCCAGAACCTCATTTCACCCCACGTATCACTCCATCACCTTGTGATTATACTCCCCTCACTTCTTTTGCCATTACAGATGTCCAACAGCTTTTTTAGCTTACCCTTCAAGCTCATCTATGACCTCGTCCTGGGTTCAAGTCCTTCTGAGGAGTGAGCTCTTTgcagaaatgcatgttttaagGACAAGGGTTTATTTCTCCCCCAGGAGGTGGCAGAGGTCTCAGACTTCTACAGCAAATAAGAAGGAGAAATACCTTTAAAGGCATTTCTAAGGTTGTGTTTAAGCAGAGATGTGGGGGTTTTTCTATGTAGCACAGGTAACAGCTTTAGTAAAATAAATGCCATAATTACACATGGTCTTCATCAATGAAATTACCTCTGTGAGATCTTGTGTCTGCCAAGTTATTTCCCACTGTATCTGAAGCGCTTTGCCTGCTATAGCAAAGATagacttttatttctgctttacctCCAGCTTGCTGGAAAATTGCTAAGCATTAAGTGTGGTGACTCAAGCAACCATGAGAGCTGAAACTCTCAGCCGGTAATGTAAAGAAAGTATGTGTTTCATACGAGCGTCCTGGAACAACCCAATTCCAAACTCCAGTTGGCAAATCCTACTCCAAAAGGAAGGGTAGTGggtttctgcagcagagcacatATAGTTTTATTTGACATATAAGTTCCAGCACACCAGAAATCACAGCTGGTTAAAGATAGTTTCATAGGGCAATTTCTTCATAGGGTGAACAAATGCAGTGTAAGAATAACCAACTACATTAAGAACAAGAAATGCAACATAAGACATGCTCAGTTAAGCACAGAGTCGGAGACAACAGCATCATCTGCTGAGTCAGCTACCTGTGAGAGAGACTTACCAAAGCCTTTGATTACAAGGGCACAATTTGCTTTAAGTCAGCAGATTCATATggtatgtttggttttgggtttgatttGTGAGTTGGTTTGGTTGATTTTAATGATTTCCATGAGCTAGAGCCCATTTACACAGCAACAGGTCTATAAGATACAGATTTACAGTATCACAGTTGCAGAATGTGAACCTTAGTCTGGGTAGATCAAATTTATAGCTTCACAGCAGCTGCATGAAATACAACCAACTCAACAGCCCTCAGACAAAGAACTTTGAAATGGAATTCTTAGCACTGAGTTTTCATCCCCTACTTGTGGGCAGCGGGTCAAGGTGGGGATTCTCCCACTCTACTCTGCCCTGGTGAGATCCCACCAGGAGTCctgctctggagtcctcagcacaggagggacatggacctggTGGAGTGAGTCCAAAGGAGGctacagagatgctgcgagggctggagtggctctgctctggagccaggctgagagagctgggctgggtcagcctggagaagagaaggctcctgaagagaagaccttagagcagctctggtgcctaaaggggctacaggaaacctgaagagaggctttggacaagggatagagggacaggacaagggggaatggctttaacctgccagaggggagattgagatgagatctcaggcagaagttcttccctgtgagggtggtggaaCACTGGAATGGTTTGAATGCAAAAGCCatggctgccccacccctggcaggttggatggggcttggagcaacctgctctagtggaacttgtccctgcccatggcagggggttgtgTTAGGTGACTTGaatggtcctttccaacctaaatattctatgatgatcctatgattctacttACACCAGTGTCATGTAGAAGTGATAGCCACTTTCCTCCATCACAAGGCAGCTTTCGAGAGGGATGTGCAACCATTGAAAAGCATTATAACTGCCCCATGAGTGCTTCAGCTAAACCTGCACAAAACATGCCCAAGATCACTCCCATGACCTTCCACATTTACGTTTACAAGCTGCACAATGCAAACTGTGCTGCGCTATATGATCTGGCTACAGGTCACCAAAGTCCTGCACCCGGTGAGTAACAATCCCCTGCACCAATCTATGCCAAACACACCTAGAGAGAACGTTGTACAGAGATTTCAAACCACGTATTCTACACCTCACTGCAAAAGCTTATCTGACTCCAGTCTTGGGTACAAGAAGAAACGGTCCCAACACTTCAGTTTCATGGCACTTCTTGGATGATCTTTCCTTAGTGATCAAGACTGCTGGAGCAGCATTTTCCTACAGCTTAGCAACCCCAAAGGACTTAGTGTTGCCACTAAAAAGGTACACACTTCTCATAAATATGAGGAAATATGTTGAGGCAGCTCTATTATGCTGTTTAAGGACTCAAAGATTCTTTTCAAGTAGTGGAAATGAAAGAGTGGAAACAAGCAGTGGCAGGAGGTGAAGAGAATGTCAGGTGTGAGAAAggtgggagaagaaggaagcaaCAAAAACTCCAATCATTAGGAATTTCTTACTCAAGTCTTTGAATGTCAGACGAGTCTTCAAACCATTAGAACTCACCCACTTTCTCTGCACgaaacaaatgcatttgctCTTCACCAAACCACACTTAAAGGGCTGACATATTAACTGGGGGGTTTTGATCATGCTTAGACCTTCCGCAAGCTACTCAAAAGGACCAATGTCATTGCACTAAGTCCTCTATcaattcttcttcctttccagtgCCGATTCATGAACCCTCATATGTTTGACACTTATTTGTATACCTCAGAGTGAGGCATTTGGTGGTGTAGAAAAGGACAAGGCAGCCCTTTCCCAGCGCCTCAAGGAGCAGAATCACAGTTGCTATTAGCTGGGGATCCACCTGCTGTGGCAGTCCCTCAATTGCACAGCTCCTACATGAGCTTTAATAGCAGGGCTGCGAAAACCCTTCTGAGTTCAAAGCTAGAAGGCAAATTTAGGGGAAATCCTTGGAAAAATGGcagttttctctgcagaattaTATACTAATTTTATGAGTTAGTAAAGCCTCCTGCATAGGAAAGAGCTTTAGCATCACAATTGGAAGTGGCAGTGCACAGGgttgtaaaatgaaatactggGTGTGCAGCTCCGGTTGTACACCGCCACGGCACGCGATGCCCAGTAGGAAACTGCTCCGGGATAAAGCAGTTGGGCTTTACTTGCTTACTACTGGTGTAAGCATTCATATTGCAGATAACATCACACTACTGAAATGCAAACTAAACAAACCCCCCTaaaacccaccacacacacTACAGCAATTGCTCCCCACATACTACTACTTTCTGAAGCCACTTCTGCAGATCCCATTCTTGTGATTGGTACAGACTATTAACTGACCCTAACCAGACCACAGTCATTATACGACTTGATGTTATTTGGAGATATATTCAGCTGCAACATCAAGGAAACTGCATGGAACCATCTGTAGAAGATTGACACCCCAAACCATACTATGAGGGATTGAGCAGGGAACACAAGAAATGTTGACCTTATTTGCAGGCTCCTTCAGTGGCATTAAGAATCCcagagaaccacagaatcatttaggttggaaaagaactttacGATCATCGAGTccactgccaaggccaccactaaaccatgtccctaagcaccagTCATGTTTTGCATCACAGACACTATAAACTGCCATTGCTGCTGTAAAGAGAACAACATCTACTTCTCCCAGTGCCATCTGCTGCATTCCTGAGAAAGCATTCCTCAGCAATTCCCAGCATCCTCTTAAAATGCCATCACGGCATCCATCCCATGTGAACTGTGACCTCAATCCAGACAGTGCTGTCTGTGGGCCAAGCCTGCATGGGAGGGAATCCACTGCAATGAGCATAAGGGCCAGCTGTAGGAGGTGCTCCAAATGACTCACGTTCTTTGCTTTGAGTCACTGTTGAAGCAATGTTGGCTTCATACTAGGTGCCATGATGCTGTCTTCTTAAACAGGAATCATTATGCATCAGCTCTTCTCTCTCAAGTCACTGGAAGGGGGAAAAGCCAGGATTTTATGAAGCAAAACACCAAGTAACGAAGCATTACTTTAGGCATTTGCTACGAGATGCTCAACACTAAGTGTTACCAACTCCAGGCTTTAACCAGCCCCAAATGTTTTACAATTGCTGACAGCTAATGACACTTCTAACAAGGCTGGCAGACAATAATTTCATTACAAATCCCATGCCACCACCGTTCCCACCATTCAAAGTCTAACAAGCATAAAATTGCATGCTCAGTATGTATGCAGGCAGGTATGTCATTACTCTGACAAAGAAATGATAGTATTTGTAGACAGTACGTTAACAAAAGAATAATATTCAGATGAAAATCACCT comes from the Strigops habroptila isolate Jane unplaced genomic scaffold, bStrHab1.2.pri NW_022045628.1_ctg1, whole genome shotgun sequence genome and includes:
- the LOC115603280 gene encoding leucine-rich repeat and fibronectin type III domain-containing protein 1-like protein, translated to MERLVVYLLVISTAVKAMMCPKRCMCQNLSPSFTILCTKTGLLFVPPSIDRRTAELRLMDNFITTLRRKDFANMTNLIHLTLSRNTISQIMPYAFFDLKGLHALHLDSNRLTYINEDHFKGLINLRHLILSNNQLNYISPGSLDDFIETIEDLDLSYNNLVNVPWETIAKLSNVNTISLDHNLIEFVPEGIFSNLHKLARLDMTSNKLKKIPPDPLFSRIPVYTKSKGSPLSSLVLSFGGNPLHCNCELVWLRRLTREDDLETCASPPELMGKYFWSIKEEEFVCEPPMITHRTPKLTATEGQSISLKCKAVGDPDPYVRWISPDGKLVSNTSRTISYENGTLDILVTSLTDKGTFTCIASNAAGESTAPVELLVTPYPNLANSTNCDKDVEPGPSDILISAKSSFPNETKAQQEKVVVVAELTSSSALIQWPPQQHLPGIRMYQIQYNSSSDDILVYRMIPAASKSFFLTDLVAGREYDLCVLAVYDDGLTSLTATRVIGCVQFTTQEEYKQCRSLHAQFLGGTMIIIIGGIIVASVLVFIFILLMKYKVYNNHHKNKTTKVNNVCSQTNGSQSGSMARSTSKLAERRESLHQECSGSSIKGKTVVDLDCDKATPANTTFLTTEALP